A region of Lepus europaeus isolate LE1 chromosome 2, mLepTim1.pri, whole genome shotgun sequence DNA encodes the following proteins:
- the EIF4G1 gene encoding eukaryotic translation initiation factor 4 gamma 1 isoform X3, protein MNKAPQPTGPPPAPSPGLPQPAFPPGQTAPVVFSTPQATQMNTPSQPRQGRSTYVVPTQQYPVQPGAPGFYTGASPTEFGTYAGAYYPAQGVQQFPAGVAPAPVLMNQPPQIAPKRERKTIRIRDPNQGGKDITEEIMSGARTASTPTPPQTGGGVEPQANGETPQVAVIVRPDDRSQGAIIGGRPGLPGPEHSPSESQPSSPSPTPSPPPILEPGSEPNLAVLSLPGDTVTSGMIQMPVEEPPPISREAGEPYCLSPEPTPLAEPILEVEVTLSKPVPVSEFSSSPIQVLTPLASHKMEIHEPNGVVPSEDLEPEVESSPELAPPPPPACPSESPVPIAPTAQPEELLNGAPSPPAVDLSPVCEPEDQAKEDTASATPPAVPSATPATAPPATSPAQEEEGEEEEEEEEGEAGEAESEKGGEDLHPTESTPVPAHLPQNVEAVAATQVAVSVPKRRRKIKELNKKEAVGDLLDAFKEVNPAVPEVENQPPAGSNPTPESEGSSGPSRPEEADETWDAKEDKIHNAENIQPGEQKYEYKSDQWRPLNLEEKKRYDREFLLGFQFIFASMKKPEGLPHISDVVLDKANKTPLRPLDPSRLSGINCGPDFTPSFANLGRPALSSRGPPRGGPGGELPRGPQAGLGPRRSQPGPRKEPRKIIASVIMTEDIKLNKAEKAWKPSSKRTAADKDRGEEDADGSKTQDLFRRVRSILNKLTPQMFQQLMKQVTQLAIDTEERLKGVIDLIFEKAISEPNFSVAYANMCRCLMALKVPTTEKPTVTVNFRKLLLNRCQKEFEKDKDDDEVFEKKQKEMDEAATAEERGRLKEELEEARDIARRRSLGNIKFIGELFKLKMLTEAIMHDCVVKLLKNHDEESLECLCRLLTTIGKDLDFEKAKPRMDQYFNQMEKIIKEKKTSSRIRFMLQDVLDLRQSNWVPRRGDQGPKTIDQIHKEAEMEEHREHIKVQQLMAKGSDKRRGGPPGPPISRGLPLVDDGGWNTVPISKGSRPIDTSRLTKITKPGSIDSNNQLFAPGGRLSWGKGSSGGSGAKPSDAASEVSRPATSTLNRFSALQQAVPTESTDNRRVVQRSSLSRERGEKAGDRGDRLERSERGGDRGDRLDRARAPATKRSFSKEVEERSRERPSQPEGLRKAASLTEDRDRGRDAAKREATLPPVSSPKAALSEEELEKKSKAIIEEYLHLNDMKEAVQCVQELASPSLLFIFVRHGIESTLERSAIARERMGQLLHQLLSAGHLSTAQYYQGLYEILELAEDMEIDIPHVWLYLAELVTPIMQEGGVPMGELFREITKHLRPLGKAASLLLEILRLLCKSMGPKKVGILWREAGLSWKEFLPEGQDVGAFITEQKVEYTLGEESEAPGQRALSSEELSRQLEKLLKEGSSNQRVFDWIEANLSEQQMASNTLVRALMTAVCYSAIIFETPLRVDVAVLKARAKLLQKYLCDEQKELQALYALQALVVTLEQPANLLRMFFDALYDEDVVKEEAFYSWESSKDPAEQQGKGVALKSVTAFFKWLREAEEEESDHN, encoded by the exons ATGAACAAAGCTCCACAGCCCACAggccccccgcccgccccatcccctggactcccaCAG CCAGCGTTTCCCCCGGGGCAGACAGCACCGGTGGTGTTCAGTACGCCACAAGCAACACAAATGAACACGCCTTCTCAGCCCCGCCAG gggcGTTCCACATATGTTGTCCCGACACAGCAGTACCctgtgcagccaggagccccaggcttCTATACGGGTGCAAGCCCTACAGAGTTTGGGACCTATG cTGGCGCCTACTACCCAGCCCAAGGTGTGCAGCAGTTTCCCGCTGGTGTGGCCCCTGCGCCGGTTTTGATGAACCAGCCACCCCAGATTGCTCCCAAGAGGGAGCGAAAGACG ATCCGAATTCGAGATCCAAATCAAGGAGGGAAGGATATCACGGAAGAGATTATGTCAGGGGCCCGCACTGcctccacacccacccctccccag actggaggtggtgtggagccTCAGGCTAACGGGGAGACGCCCCAGGTTGCTGTCATCGTCCGGCCAG ATGACCGGTCGCAAGGAGCAATCATCGGGGGCCGACCAGGGCTGCCTGGCCCAGAGCACAGCCCTTCAGAATCCCAGCCTTCATCACCTTCTCCGACCCCATCACCACCCCCGATCTTGGAACCGGGGTCTGAGCCTAATCTTGCGGTCCTCTCTCTTCCTGGGGACACTGTGACATCGGGGATGATACAGATGCCCGTGGAAGAACCACCCCCCATCTCCCGTGAAGCTGGAGAGCCATATTGCCTCTCTCCAGAGCCCACTCCTCTTGCTGAACCCATACTGGAAGTTGAAGTGACACTCAGCAAACCAGTTCCAGTGTCTGAGTTCTCTTCCAGTCCTATCCAGGTTCTCACCCCACTGGCATCTCACAAGATGGAAATTCATGAGCCTAATGGCGTGGTCCCGTCTGAGGATCTGGAACCAGAGGTGGAGTCAAGCCCAGAGCttgctcctccccctcctccagcttGCCCCTCTGAATCCCCTGTGCCTATCGCTCCAACCGCCCAACCAGAGGAACTGCTCAATGGAGCCCCCTCGCCACCAGCTGTGGACTTAAGCCCAGTCTGTGAGCCTGAGGACCAGGCCAAGGAGGATACAGCGTCTGCAACTCCCCCTGCCGTTCCATCTGCCACTCCAGCTACAGCTCCCCCAGCTACTTCCCCTGctcaggaggaagaaggggaggaagaggaagaagaggaagagggagaagcaggagaAGCTGAAagtgagaagggaggagaggacctaCATCCCACAGAGAGCACCCCTGTCCCTGCCCACTTACCCCAGAATGTGGAGGCAGTAGCAGCCACCCAAG tGGCAGTATCTGTGCCAAAGAGGAGACGGAAAATTAAGGAGCTCAACAAAAAGGAGGCTGTGGGAGACCTTCTAGATGCCTTCAAAGAG GTGAACCCGGCAGTGCCAGAGGTGGAGAATCAGCCTCCTGCTGGCAGCAATCCAACACCAGAGTCGGAGGGCAGCAGTGGGCCCTCCCGGCCCGAGGAAGCAGATGAGACCTGGGACGCAAAGGAAGACAAAATTCACAATGCTGAGAACATCCAGCCTGGGGAACAGAAGTATGAGTACAAGTCAG ATCAGTGGAGGCCTCTAAACCTTGAGGAGAAAAAGCGTTATGACCGTGAGTTCCTGCTTGGCTTTCAGTTCATCtttgccagtatgaagaagccgGAGGGGTTGCCCCATATCAGTGATGTGGTGTTGGACAAG GCCAATAAGACGCCACTACGGCCGCTGGATCCCTCCAGACTATCAGGCATAAATTGCGGCCCAGACTTCACCCCATCTTTTGCCAACCTTGGCCGACCAGCCCTGAGCAGCCGCGGGCCCCCAAGGGGTGGGCCAGGTGGGGAGCTGCCCCGAGGGCCG CAGGCTGGCCTGGGTCCCCGGCGCTCTCAGCCAGGCCCCCGAAAGGAGCCCCGCAAGATCATTGCCTCAGTGATAATGACTGAAGATATAAAACTGAACAAAGCAGAGAAGGCCTGGAAACCCAGCAGCAAGCGGACAGCGGCTGATAAGGATCGAGGGGAAGAGGATGCTGATGGCAGCAAAACCCAG GACCTGTTCCGCAGGGTGCGCTCCATCTTGAATAAGCTGACACCCCAGATGTTCCAGCAGCTGATGAAGCAGGTGACGCAGCTGGCCATCGACACCGAGGAGCGCCTCAAAGGGGTCATTGACCTCATCTTTGAGAAGGCCATTTCGGAACCCAACTTCTCAGTGGCCTATGCCAACATGTGCCGCTGCCTCATGGCG CTGAAAGTGCCCACTACAGAAAAGCCAACAGTGACTGTGAACTTCCGAAAACTGTTGTTGAATCGGTGTCAGAAGGAATTTGAGAAGGACAAGGATGATGATGaggtttttgaaaaaaagcaaaaggagatGGATGAAGCTGCTACG GCAGAGGAGCGGGGACGCCTGAAGGAAGAGCTGGAAGAGGCTCGGGACATAGCCCGGCGGCGCTCCTTAGGAAATATCAAGTTTATTGGAGAATTGTTCAAGCTGAAGATGTTAACAGAGGCAATAATGCACGACTGTGTGGTCAAACTACTTAAGAACCATGATGAAGAGTCTCTGGAATGCCTGTGCCGTCTGCTCACCACCATTGGCAAAGACCTGGATTTTGAAAAAGCCAAG CCCCGAATGGATCAGTATTTCAACCAGATGgaaaaaatcattaaagaaaagaaGACTTCATCCCGCATCCGCTTTATGCTGCAGGATGTACTAGATCTCCGACAG AGCAATTGGGTGCCACGGCGAGGGGATCAGGGTCCCAAGACCATTGACCAGATCCACAAGGAGGCTGAAATGGAGGAGCATAGGGAACACATCAAAGTGCAGCAGCTCATGGCCAAGGGCAGTGACAAGCGTCGGGGTGGCCCTCCCGGCCCACCCATCA GCCGTGGCCTTCCACTTGTGGACGATGGTGGCTGGAATACAGTCCCCATCAGCAAAGGCAGCCGTCCCATCGACACCTCACGACTCACCAAGATCACGAAG CCTGGCTCTATTGATTCTAACAACCAGCTCTTTGCACCTGGAGGGCGCCTGAGCTGGGGCAAAGGCAGCAGTGGAGGCTCAGGAGCCAAGCCCTCAGACGCAG CATCGGAGGTTTCTCGTCCAGCTACCAGTACCTTGAATCGCTTTTCAGCCCTTCAACAAGCAGTGCCCACAGAAAGCACGGATAACAGACGAGTGGTACAGAG GAGTAGCTTGAGTCGGGAACGAGGTGAGAAAGCTGGGGACCGAGGAGACCGCCTAGAGCGGAGTGAACGGGGAGGTGACCGAGGGGACCGGCTGGACCGCGCACGGGCACCGGCCACGAAGCGGAGCTTCAGCAAGGAAGTGGAGGAACGGAGTAGAGAACGGCCCTCCCAGCCCGAGGGACTACGCAAGGCAGCTAGCCTCACAGAGGATCGGGACCGAGGGCGGGACGCTG CAAAGCGGGAAGCCACCCTGCCCCCTGTGAGCTCGCCGAAGGCTGCACTCTCTGAAGAGGAGCTGGAGAAGAAATCTAAGGCCATCATTGAGGAATACCTCCATCTCAACGACATGAAG GAGGCAGTGCAGTGTGTCCAGGAACTGGCCTCACCCTCTCTGCTCTTCATCTTTGTGCGACATGGCATAGAGTCCACACTGGAGCGCAGTGCCATTGCTCGTGAGCGTATGGGACAGCTGCTGcaccagctgctctctgctggcCACCTCTCCACTGCTCAGTACTACCAAGG GCTGTATGAGATCCTAGAATTGGCTGAGGACATGGAAATTGACATACCCCATGTGTGGCTCTACCTAGCGGAACTAGTAACACCCATTATGCAGGAAGGTGGTGTGCCCATGGGGGAGCTGTTCAG ggAGATTACGAAGCATTTGAGACCTTTGGGCAAAGCTGCTTCCCTGTTGCTGGAGATCCTGCGACTCCTATGCAAAAGCATG GGCCCCAAAAAAGTGGGCATATTGTGGCGtgaggctgggctcagctggaaAGAATTTCTGCCTGAAGGCCAGGATGTCGGTGCATTCATCACTGAACAG AAGGTGGAGTATACCCTGGGAGAGGAGTCCGAAGCCCCTGGCCAGAGGGCACTGTCCTCTGAGGagctgagcaggcagctggagaagCTGCTGAAGGAGGGCAGCAGTAACCAGCGGGTGTTCGACTGGATAGAG GCCAACCTGAGTGAGCAGCAGATGGCATCCAACACGTTAGTTCGAGCCCTCATGACTGCTGTCTGCTATTCGGCAATTATCT TTGAGACTCCCCTCCGCGTGGATGTTGCAGTGCTGAAAGCACGAGCGAAACTGCTACAGAAATACCTGTGTGATGAGCAGAAGGAGCTGCAAGCACTCTATGCCCTCCAGGCCCTTGTAGTGACCTTAGAACAGCCCGCCA ACCTGCTTCGGATGTTCTTTGATGCCCTGTATGACGAAGACGTGGTGAAGGAGGAAGCGTTCTACAGCTGGGAGAGTAGCAAGGACCCTGCTGAGCAGCAGGGCAAGGGCGTGGCCCTTAAATCTGTCACAGCCTTCTTCAAGTGGCTTCgtgaggcggaggaggaggaatCCGACCACAACTGA
- the EIF4G1 gene encoding eukaryotic translation initiation factor 4 gamma 1 isoform X4 yields the protein MNQPPQIAPKRERKTIRIRDPNQGGKDITEEIMSGARTASTPTPPQTGGGVEPQANGETPQVAVIVRPDDRSQGAIIGGRPGLPGPEHSPSESQPSSPSPTPSPPPILEPGSEPNLAVLSLPGDTVTSGMIQMPVEEPPPISREAGEPYCLSPEPTPLAEPILEVEVTLSKPVPVSEFSSSPIQVLTPLASHKMEIHEPNGVVPSEDLEPEVESSPELAPPPPPACPSESPVPIAPTAQPEELLNGAPSPPAVDLSPVCEPEDQAKEDTASATPPAVPSATPATAPPATSPAQEEEGEEEEEEEEGEAGEAESEKGGEDLHPTESTPVPAHLPQNVEAVAATQVAVSVPKRRRKIKELNKKEAVGDLLDAFKEVNPAVPEVENQPPAGSNPTPESEGSSGPSRPEEADETWDAKEDKIHNAENIQPGEQKYEYKSDQWRPLNLEEKKRYDREFLLGFQFIFASMKKPEGLPHISDVVLDKANKTPLRPLDPSRLSGINCGPDFTPSFANLGRPALSSRGPPRGGPGGELPRGPQAGLGPRRSQPGPRKEPRKIIASVIMTEDIKLNKAEKAWKPSSKRTAADKDRGEEDADGSKTQDLFRRVRSILNKLTPQMFQQLMKQVTQLAIDTEERLKGVIDLIFEKAISEPNFSVAYANMCRCLMALKVPTTEKPTVTVNFRKLLLNRCQKEFEKDKDDDEVFEKKQKEMDEAATAEERGRLKEELEEARDIARRRSLGNIKFIGELFKLKMLTEAIMHDCVVKLLKNHDEESLECLCRLLTTIGKDLDFEKAKPRMDQYFNQMEKIIKEKKTSSRIRFMLQDVLDLRQSNWVPRRGDQGPKTIDQIHKEAEMEEHREHIKVQQLMAKGSDKRRGGPPGPPISRGLPLVDDGGWNTVPISKGSRPIDTSRLTKITKPGSIDSNNQLFAPGGRLSWGKGSSGGSGAKPSDAASEVSRPATSTLNRFSALQQAVPTESTDNRRVVQRSSLSRERGEKAGDRGDRLERSERGGDRGDRLDRARAPATKRSFSKEVEERSRERPSQPEGLRKAASLTEDRDRGRDAAKREATLPPVSSPKAALSEEELEKKSKAIIEEYLHLNDMKEAVQCVQELASPSLLFIFVRHGIESTLERSAIARERMGQLLHQLLSAGHLSTAQYYQGLYEILELAEDMEIDIPHVWLYLAELVTPIMQEGGVPMGELFREITKHLRPLGKAASLLLEILRLLCKSMGPKKVGILWREAGLSWKEFLPEGQDVGAFITEQKVEYTLGEESEAPGQRALSSEELSRQLEKLLKEGSSNQRVFDWIEANLSEQQMASNTLVRALMTAVCYSAIIFETPLRVDVAVLKARAKLLQKYLCDEQKELQALYALQALVVTLEQPANLLRMFFDALYDEDVVKEEAFYSWESSKDPAEQQGKGVALKSVTAFFKWLREAEEEESDHN from the exons ATGAACCAGCCACCCCAGATTGCTCCCAAGAGGGAGCGAAAGACG ATCCGAATTCGAGATCCAAATCAAGGAGGGAAGGATATCACGGAAGAGATTATGTCAGGGGCCCGCACTGcctccacacccacccctccccag actggaggtggtgtggagccTCAGGCTAACGGGGAGACGCCCCAGGTTGCTGTCATCGTCCGGCCAG ATGACCGGTCGCAAGGAGCAATCATCGGGGGCCGACCAGGGCTGCCTGGCCCAGAGCACAGCCCTTCAGAATCCCAGCCTTCATCACCTTCTCCGACCCCATCACCACCCCCGATCTTGGAACCGGGGTCTGAGCCTAATCTTGCGGTCCTCTCTCTTCCTGGGGACACTGTGACATCGGGGATGATACAGATGCCCGTGGAAGAACCACCCCCCATCTCCCGTGAAGCTGGAGAGCCATATTGCCTCTCTCCAGAGCCCACTCCTCTTGCTGAACCCATACTGGAAGTTGAAGTGACACTCAGCAAACCAGTTCCAGTGTCTGAGTTCTCTTCCAGTCCTATCCAGGTTCTCACCCCACTGGCATCTCACAAGATGGAAATTCATGAGCCTAATGGCGTGGTCCCGTCTGAGGATCTGGAACCAGAGGTGGAGTCAAGCCCAGAGCttgctcctccccctcctccagcttGCCCCTCTGAATCCCCTGTGCCTATCGCTCCAACCGCCCAACCAGAGGAACTGCTCAATGGAGCCCCCTCGCCACCAGCTGTGGACTTAAGCCCAGTCTGTGAGCCTGAGGACCAGGCCAAGGAGGATACAGCGTCTGCAACTCCCCCTGCCGTTCCATCTGCCACTCCAGCTACAGCTCCCCCAGCTACTTCCCCTGctcaggaggaagaaggggaggaagaggaagaagaggaagagggagaagcaggagaAGCTGAAagtgagaagggaggagaggacctaCATCCCACAGAGAGCACCCCTGTCCCTGCCCACTTACCCCAGAATGTGGAGGCAGTAGCAGCCACCCAAG tGGCAGTATCTGTGCCAAAGAGGAGACGGAAAATTAAGGAGCTCAACAAAAAGGAGGCTGTGGGAGACCTTCTAGATGCCTTCAAAGAG GTGAACCCGGCAGTGCCAGAGGTGGAGAATCAGCCTCCTGCTGGCAGCAATCCAACACCAGAGTCGGAGGGCAGCAGTGGGCCCTCCCGGCCCGAGGAAGCAGATGAGACCTGGGACGCAAAGGAAGACAAAATTCACAATGCTGAGAACATCCAGCCTGGGGAACAGAAGTATGAGTACAAGTCAG ATCAGTGGAGGCCTCTAAACCTTGAGGAGAAAAAGCGTTATGACCGTGAGTTCCTGCTTGGCTTTCAGTTCATCtttgccagtatgaagaagccgGAGGGGTTGCCCCATATCAGTGATGTGGTGTTGGACAAG GCCAATAAGACGCCACTACGGCCGCTGGATCCCTCCAGACTATCAGGCATAAATTGCGGCCCAGACTTCACCCCATCTTTTGCCAACCTTGGCCGACCAGCCCTGAGCAGCCGCGGGCCCCCAAGGGGTGGGCCAGGTGGGGAGCTGCCCCGAGGGCCG CAGGCTGGCCTGGGTCCCCGGCGCTCTCAGCCAGGCCCCCGAAAGGAGCCCCGCAAGATCATTGCCTCAGTGATAATGACTGAAGATATAAAACTGAACAAAGCAGAGAAGGCCTGGAAACCCAGCAGCAAGCGGACAGCGGCTGATAAGGATCGAGGGGAAGAGGATGCTGATGGCAGCAAAACCCAG GACCTGTTCCGCAGGGTGCGCTCCATCTTGAATAAGCTGACACCCCAGATGTTCCAGCAGCTGATGAAGCAGGTGACGCAGCTGGCCATCGACACCGAGGAGCGCCTCAAAGGGGTCATTGACCTCATCTTTGAGAAGGCCATTTCGGAACCCAACTTCTCAGTGGCCTATGCCAACATGTGCCGCTGCCTCATGGCG CTGAAAGTGCCCACTACAGAAAAGCCAACAGTGACTGTGAACTTCCGAAAACTGTTGTTGAATCGGTGTCAGAAGGAATTTGAGAAGGACAAGGATGATGATGaggtttttgaaaaaaagcaaaaggagatGGATGAAGCTGCTACG GCAGAGGAGCGGGGACGCCTGAAGGAAGAGCTGGAAGAGGCTCGGGACATAGCCCGGCGGCGCTCCTTAGGAAATATCAAGTTTATTGGAGAATTGTTCAAGCTGAAGATGTTAACAGAGGCAATAATGCACGACTGTGTGGTCAAACTACTTAAGAACCATGATGAAGAGTCTCTGGAATGCCTGTGCCGTCTGCTCACCACCATTGGCAAAGACCTGGATTTTGAAAAAGCCAAG CCCCGAATGGATCAGTATTTCAACCAGATGgaaaaaatcattaaagaaaagaaGACTTCATCCCGCATCCGCTTTATGCTGCAGGATGTACTAGATCTCCGACAG AGCAATTGGGTGCCACGGCGAGGGGATCAGGGTCCCAAGACCATTGACCAGATCCACAAGGAGGCTGAAATGGAGGAGCATAGGGAACACATCAAAGTGCAGCAGCTCATGGCCAAGGGCAGTGACAAGCGTCGGGGTGGCCCTCCCGGCCCACCCATCA GCCGTGGCCTTCCACTTGTGGACGATGGTGGCTGGAATACAGTCCCCATCAGCAAAGGCAGCCGTCCCATCGACACCTCACGACTCACCAAGATCACGAAG CCTGGCTCTATTGATTCTAACAACCAGCTCTTTGCACCTGGAGGGCGCCTGAGCTGGGGCAAAGGCAGCAGTGGAGGCTCAGGAGCCAAGCCCTCAGACGCAG CATCGGAGGTTTCTCGTCCAGCTACCAGTACCTTGAATCGCTTTTCAGCCCTTCAACAAGCAGTGCCCACAGAAAGCACGGATAACAGACGAGTGGTACAGAG GAGTAGCTTGAGTCGGGAACGAGGTGAGAAAGCTGGGGACCGAGGAGACCGCCTAGAGCGGAGTGAACGGGGAGGTGACCGAGGGGACCGGCTGGACCGCGCACGGGCACCGGCCACGAAGCGGAGCTTCAGCAAGGAAGTGGAGGAACGGAGTAGAGAACGGCCCTCCCAGCCCGAGGGACTACGCAAGGCAGCTAGCCTCACAGAGGATCGGGACCGAGGGCGGGACGCTG CAAAGCGGGAAGCCACCCTGCCCCCTGTGAGCTCGCCGAAGGCTGCACTCTCTGAAGAGGAGCTGGAGAAGAAATCTAAGGCCATCATTGAGGAATACCTCCATCTCAACGACATGAAG GAGGCAGTGCAGTGTGTCCAGGAACTGGCCTCACCCTCTCTGCTCTTCATCTTTGTGCGACATGGCATAGAGTCCACACTGGAGCGCAGTGCCATTGCTCGTGAGCGTATGGGACAGCTGCTGcaccagctgctctctgctggcCACCTCTCCACTGCTCAGTACTACCAAGG GCTGTATGAGATCCTAGAATTGGCTGAGGACATGGAAATTGACATACCCCATGTGTGGCTCTACCTAGCGGAACTAGTAACACCCATTATGCAGGAAGGTGGTGTGCCCATGGGGGAGCTGTTCAG ggAGATTACGAAGCATTTGAGACCTTTGGGCAAAGCTGCTTCCCTGTTGCTGGAGATCCTGCGACTCCTATGCAAAAGCATG GGCCCCAAAAAAGTGGGCATATTGTGGCGtgaggctgggctcagctggaaAGAATTTCTGCCTGAAGGCCAGGATGTCGGTGCATTCATCACTGAACAG AAGGTGGAGTATACCCTGGGAGAGGAGTCCGAAGCCCCTGGCCAGAGGGCACTGTCCTCTGAGGagctgagcaggcagctggagaagCTGCTGAAGGAGGGCAGCAGTAACCAGCGGGTGTTCGACTGGATAGAG GCCAACCTGAGTGAGCAGCAGATGGCATCCAACACGTTAGTTCGAGCCCTCATGACTGCTGTCTGCTATTCGGCAATTATCT TTGAGACTCCCCTCCGCGTGGATGTTGCAGTGCTGAAAGCACGAGCGAAACTGCTACAGAAATACCTGTGTGATGAGCAGAAGGAGCTGCAAGCACTCTATGCCCTCCAGGCCCTTGTAGTGACCTTAGAACAGCCCGCCA ACCTGCTTCGGATGTTCTTTGATGCCCTGTATGACGAAGACGTGGTGAAGGAGGAAGCGTTCTACAGCTGGGAGAGTAGCAAGGACCCTGCTGAGCAGCAGGGCAAGGGCGTGGCCCTTAAATCTGTCACAGCCTTCTTCAAGTGGCTTCgtgaggcggaggaggaggaatCCGACCACAACTGA